The Weissella confusa DNA window ATAGTCGTTTTGCTTAGACGTCAGCAATGGTTGATAGAAATCAAACAAGGCATTCAAGCGCGTGTTTTTTTCTAGCTCCATTACTTCTCATCCTCCAACAAACTACCAAACAAACTCTTTGCAAAGTCATCGGCGTCGAATGGTTGCAAGTCACCAACTTGTTCACCAAGTCCAACCCACTTAACTGGCAAGTGCAATTCGTTTCGAATTGGCAAGATAATACCACCCTTGGCAGTACCATCCAACTTAGTCAAAACAATTCCCGTCACGTCAGTTGAATCCTTGAACAAGCGTGCTTGTTGCAAAGCGTTTTGACCCGTCGTGGCATCCAAAGCCAACAAGACTTCTTGTGGCTCGTTTGGCAACTCACGCGTGATAATACGCTTCATCTTTGCCAACTCTTGCATCAAGTTCACGTTATTTTGCAAACGACCAGCCGTGTCGACAAATAGCACATCGGCATTCGTTTCAATGGCCGTCTTCACACCATCGTACACAACTGAAGCCGGATCAGCATTCGGCTCACCAGCGACAACCGGAATGTCGTTACGCTCACCCCAGGCTTGCAATTGTTGTGTTGCTCCCGCACGGAACGTATCCGCTGCTGCCAACAACACCTTCTTGCCTTCAGCCTTGTAGCGAGCTGACATCTTACCAATCGTCGTCGTCTTACCAACACCGTTAACACCAACGAACAAAATAACCGTTGGACCTTCAGGTGCAAAGTGCATTGATGCATCTTCATTAACACCTTGTGAACGATAATGCTCGACCAACTTATCCACGATAACACGTGAGATATCAGCCTTGCTCTTAGCGTTCTTCAACTTAACTTCATCGCGCAACTCATCGGTCAATTGCAATGCCGTCGCGGCACCGACGTCAGCGCCAATCAACGTTTCTTCCAAATCTTCGAAGAAATCCTCGTCGACTGAACGGAAGTTGGCCATAAAGGCATTCCAACGCTCTGACCAAGTCTTACGCGTCTTCGTCAATCCTTCGTCCAAGTTCGTTTCAGAAGTTACCTCGGCAACTGGTGCTTCAGATTCAGCGACAACTTCTGCTTCCGGTTCTACAACCGGTTCAACTGTTTCCGTTTCAGCTTCTGGTTCAGCCACAACGGGTGCGACCTCCTCATGCGTCGGCATCACAATCTCAACTGCTTGACCAGCAGTTGGTTGCAACACTTCCGCCGCTAGTGATGTTGGTTCAGCTGGTGCTTCCCCATTTTCCCATGTGTTTGGGTACAACACTTCAACTTTGACAGTTGGGGTTTCAGGCTTTTTCTTAAAAAAATCAAACAATCCCATTGTTCATTTCCCCATTAATTTTCTGCTAGCGTATTGTCTAGCTCTTGCAAGTTAACCGATACCATCGTTGAGACACCTGGCTCTTGCATAGTAACACCGTAAAGTACGTCTGCGTTCGTCATCGTACCCTTACGGTGAGTAATCACGATAAATTGGGTACGATCATTAACTTCATGCAAATAACGTGCAAAACGGTCAACGTTGGCTTCATCAAGCGCTGCTTCTGTTTCATCCAAAACCGCAAACGGCACAGGACGAACTTCAAGAATTGCAAACAGCAAACTAATCGCTGTTAGCGCCTTCTCACCACCAGACAAAAGACTCATTTGCTGGAATTTCTTACCAGGTGGCTGAGCCTTAATATCAACCCCTGTTGTCAACAGGTGTTCTGGGTCAGTGAGTTCGAGCTTGGCTTGACCGCCACCAAACATCTTCACAAAGATTTCTGAGAAGTGCGCTGCAATCGCATCAAACGTTTCCTTGAAGCGCGTTTCAACTTCTTCATCCATCTCTGACATTGTTTGACGGAGATTGTCTTGTGCGTCAATCAAATCAGTTTGTTGTTGCGTCAAGAAGTCATAACGCTCCTTAACCTCAGCATACTCTTCGATAGCGTTTAAGTTAACGTTTCCGATTTCAGCCAAGCCTTGCTTCAACAGCTTCAATTGTGTACGAATACTGTCAATTGGCATGTCAGACATCTCAGCCTTGGCAAACTCAAATGAAGTGTCATACGTTTCTTCCAACGTGCGCTCACCATTTTGAATTGCGGCACGCAACTCTCCTTGACGGCCACTCAACTTGCTTAGCGTTGACATGGCATCCGTCTGCGCTTCTTGCGCTTGGACAAGCATCCCCTCCGCAACGTTAATGCGGTCATTCAAGTCAGCCAATCGCTCCGTCAACTCAGCCAACAAATTAGTGGTTGCGTCTTTATCAGCATTGGCCGTCGCCAATTCAGATGACAAACGTTGTTGTACGTCACTTTGATCAGACGTCAAATCGGTCATTTGTTGTTGATAGTTGTTCAAACGAGCTTGTTCAGCTTCAATTTGTTCAACGATATCTTCGTGACGTACTTGCGCAGCTTGCACGTTGGCTTGAGCCGTTGCCAATTCAGCGCGCAATTCCGTCAACTCTGTATCAGCATCTGAAATGCGAGCTAACAATTCCGTACGCTCATCAGTCAATTCAGTTAATTGTGCTTGCAACTTAGCTTGCTTAGCCGTCAAATTAGTGACTTCAGAAGCATTCTCTGCAACCATTGTTTCATGATCAGCTGTGCCTGAGCTTGAGACATTAAATTCATAACTTAATGCCGTCTTCTCTTTTTGCACTTGTGCCAAACGTTCTTCAGCAACTTGCAACTTGGCCGTTGCTTGTTGTGCACGTTCGTTAGCCGCTAGCACCTTAGCTTGTTGTTCATTAAATGACGCCGTCACGTTTTGCAACTCAGCATCAATTTCACGAACCTGGCGTTCCAAAACAGCCGTTTCATCATGTAACGTCGCAACTTGCGCCGTCAATGTTTCCACTTCGTTCTGCTGTGAAAGCAACCCGTTCCCTTGGTTACGATTTGCCCCACCAGTCATTGATCCACCGGCATTCATTACTTGACCATCAAGGGTTACAATGCGAACCCGTTGTTGCAATGCGCGGGCCATTGGTACCGCCTCATCCATCGAATTGGCAATCACCGTCGTGCCCAACAAGTTTTTCACAACCGTGTTGTAAGTGACATCCGTCTTCACCAAGTCAGCCGCAATGCCGATAAACCCAGGTTGGTTTTGGGCAGTCTCAATTTGTCCCTGTTGCAATTCACGTGAACGAATCGTTGACAGTGGCAAGAACGTGACACGTCCTAAACGGTGTTCCGTCAAGTAGCGAATGGCTTGCTTACCAACTTGTTCATCAGTCACGACCACGTTTTGCAACGCACCACCAAGAGCCGTTTCAATCGCCGTTTGGTGAGGTGCTTCAACTGAAATCAATTCAGCCAAAACCCCATGAATGCCTTGGAAATTATCCTTGGCCTTCATCAAGTTACGCACACCTTGGAAATAGCCATCATAGTTTTCTGACAAGCGACTCAACGATTGCAAACGCGTTGACAATCGTTGATCCTCTTCCATCTTGCTAAACCATTCTTGGCGTTGGGCCTGACTTTTCGCTTCAAGCTCCTTACCAGCGGTTTGCAAACGGACAAACTCAGCTTGGGCATCTGCCAAAACGGTCGTCGCCTCATCAACCTCAGCTTGCGCAGTTTTCACATTCGCCGTTGCTGTAGCAATTTGCTCGTCCAACAACGTGCTACGTTGTTGTAAACGGGCAGACTCAGCATCATTTCGTTCATGTTCTTGCGCCAAATATGACTGTTGATTCTTAGCCGTCGTCAATGCTTGCATCGCATCAACTAAGTTTGCACGAACTTGTTCGATTTCCTCGCTAACCGCCGCTTCTTGTTGACGTGGATGTGAGGCCGTCAATTCAGTAATCTGCAAACGCAATTCGTCTGCAGATTCTTTTTGACTAGCCACCTTCTTTTGACGCGTTGCTTCCGTCACCTTCAAATCAGCCAGACGTGATTCAACCTGCGCAATTTGCGCCTTTAATTCACGCGTCGCATTTGAACGATTTGCTGAACGCTCTGCTTGCAACTTTTGCTCACCGCTCAATTGCTCAACAGCAGTCGTCAACGCCAACAACTTGTCTTGTGCTTCTTGACGAGCTGTTTCTGCTTGGGTTCGCTCATCCTTCATCGCCGTCAAAGAGTCCGTCTGTTGCTTCACAACTTTTGCTTGTTCATCACTAGCTTGCTCAGCACCAGCCAACTCACGGGCGATTTCAGTTTGCTCATTGTACCAATCAGTCAATTCCAAAACCAAACGTGATTGGTCAAGCTTGTCAAATTGCTTCTTGGTTTCAAGATAATCTTGTGCCTTCGCTGACTGCTCAGCCAACGGCTCAACACGTCCTTCCAATTCATACAAAATATCTTGGACACGGTTCAAGTTTTCTTGGACACCCGTCAATTCTTTCTCGGCTTTGTCCTTGTTTTGCTTGTACTTATAAACACCTGCGACATCTTCGATAATCGTTCGTCGATCTTCAGGCTTAGCACTAAAAATGCTTTCCACACGGCCCTGCGAAATGATTGAGAAACTTTCGCGTCCCAATCCAGAATCCATAAACAACTCATGGATATCCTTCAAGCGTACCGTCGTACCGTTAATTTGGTAACGTGAATCACCATTACGGTACAGCGTACGGGTAATTCGAATTTCAGAATACTCTGAATTCAAATAATGGTCTGTGTTGTCGAACGTAATCGACACTTCCGCACGGTTAAGTGGCGCGCGTTGTGCCGTTCCACCAAAGATGACGTCCGACATTTTGTCACCACGCAATCCTTTGGCAGATTGTTCACCCATAACCCAGCGAATCGATTCGATGATGTTTGATTTACCAGAACCATTCGGTCCAACAACCCCTGTGATTCCTGGCATAAATTCAATCTTGGTACGATCGGCGAATGATTTAAATCCACCAATCTCCAATGTTTTTAATTTCATACCGATTCCCTAGTTCTTCGTCAAAGTTTGATAAGCTGCACGAGCGGCCGCCTTTTCAGCTTCCTTCGTTGACTTTCCCTCTCCAGTCGCCAACGCTTGCTCGTTGACCGATACCTCAACCGTAAAGATTTGTTCATTGTTCTCAACTGGGCGTTCAGATAGCTTCGTGTAAGCAATCTTTACGCTACCATGACGTTGCAAGTGTTCTTGCAACTTAGACTTGTAATCAACGAATTGATCGTAGAATCCTTCATCAATCTTCGTGAACATAATTTCACCCAGGAAGTTCATGACAACCTCTTGCCCCTGGTCCAGGTACAAGGCGCCAATAAAGGCTTCCCACAAATCTTCGAGCAATGAATCACGGTTTCGTGCGCCGGACAATTCTTCACCACGTCCCAGTTGGACATATTGATCAAGATGCAACTCACGTGACAAAGCTGCAAAAGCGCGAGTTTGGACCATAGAAATTCGCAACTCTGTCAATCGACCTTCATCCCAATCTGGATAACGCTTAAACAAGTACACCGCCGTTGATTGTTGCATAACCGCATCCCCAAGGAATTCTAGGCGTTGGTAATCGCGACCAGTGTAATTTGGATGTTCGTTAATATAGTTTGCTTGTGTTAATGCCTCCTCCAATAATGACACGTCATTAAAATGGATATTATGGGCAAGTGCTAATTCTGCTTGAAGTTGTTTAAACATAAGCCGTCCTTTCTAGATATACTACTCAATTATACCAGAGAAACCGTTGGTATAACGACGTTTTTTGTTGTGTCACAAGATTGAAAAAAGGCAAGGAGCACTCAAAGTGTCCTTGCCTTTAGTTTACAAATATTAAACGCGTGCTGCGATGTAATCAACAGTGTCGTTGATCGTAATCAACTTTTCAGCGTCTTCGTCAGAGATTTCTGCACCAAATTCGTCTTCCATCTCCAAAACCAATTCAACAAAGTCGATTGAATCAGCATCAATATCAGTCAAAAAGTTCAATTCACCGGTTACCTTAGCTGGGTCCAACTCAAAGTGGTCCGCAACCAATTCGATAACCTTATCCATGATTTCTTGTCGTTCCATTATTCCGTTTCCTATTCGAATATTTAACGTTATTTAGTGTAACGCTATTCGGCCGAACCGTCTACTTCATTCTCTGGACGAGCAGACAAATCTTCCTTATGGTCAGCAACGAATTGTTGGACCTTACCTACCAAATCAGCTTCCAACATCGTGTGGATTTGCTTCATTGTGTTGGCAACGGCATCAGGACCAGCTGAACCGTGCGTCTTAACAACCGGTGCGTTAACACCGATAACAACGGCACCACCATGTTGTGAGTAGTCCAAACGTGATTGAATACCCTTCAACGCTGGCTTCAACATGGCACCAGCCATCTTCGTCTTCAAGCTACCATTCATGATAGTATCCTTGATCAACTTCAACATTGACAAGGCCGTACCTTCGATTGACTTCAACGTTGCGTTTCCTGAGAATCCATCAGCAATCACAACATCAGCAGGTCCTTGCAAAACATCACGTGCTTCAACGTTTCCAACGAAGTTCAACAAGTTCTTGTCTGAACCGTAACGCAACAATTGGTGCGCTTCTTTGTGGACTTGGTCACCCTTGTCTTCTTCAGTTCCGTTGTTCAACAAACCAACACGTGGTTGGTCGTAGCCCAAGATTTCGTGAGCGTAGAATGAACCCAACACACCGTATTGGTACAAGTGAGCAGGACGGTTTTCAGCATTAGCACCCATGTCCATCATCACGAAGGCATCGTGAGGACCATCAAAGGCTGGCAAAGCCGTCATCAAAGCTGGACGATCAATTCCCTTGATACGACCAACGATAAAGATACCGGCTGCCAACAAAGCACCAGTGTTACCAGCTGAGAAGACAGCATCAGCATCACCATTCTTAACGGCTTGCGCAGCCAAAACCAATGAACTTTGCTTCTTACGACGAATTGACTTAACTGGCTCATCAGCCATGGCAATCACTTCATCAGCTTGGACCAACGTCAAACGCTCTTCGTTCTTAACGAAAGGCTTTACCTTATCCAATTGACCAAACAACAAAAACTCTGTGTCAGGCATTTGGTCACGTGCCAGTTCAACACCAGCAACGATTGCTTCAGGGGCGTTGTCACCACCCATTGCGTCAATGGCAATCTTAAACATCATTAAATCCCTCTCGAATTCAAAAAATAATAACTAAATAAATAAATGCTAGAACAAATCTAACACACTTTTAGGAGTGGGTAAAAGTAAAAGGCATATCTTTTTTAATCAAAATTACGATATCGCGCCATTGTTTCCGACAACATGTCAGCTAACGGTGCCAGTTCCGGATCTTTATCCCAATCAGGCTTAGAAACAATCTCAATTGCTTCCTCTTGCGCAACAGTCATCATCGCCAAATCCGCAACGGGATCACCGACACGGAATTCAGGCACACCAGATTGACGATTACCAAGAATATCACCGGCACCGCGAAGTTCCAAATCCTTTTGGGCGAGCACGAAACCATCAGTCGTTCCCACCATCGCTTCCATGCGATCAATCCCGTACTGCGTTTTGGGATCACTAATTAGGAACGTGTATGACTGACGGCTACCTCGTCCAACACGACCGCGCAGTTGGTGTAGTTGTGACAGGCCGAATCGGTCAGCGTCCAGAATCAGCATGACTGTTGAATTTGGCACGTCAACACCAACTTCGATAACCGTCGTTGAAACCAACACTTGGAATTCGTTCGCTTTAAAGGCGGCCATCACATCTTCTTTTTCTTGATTTGATAAACGACCATGTAGCAACCCAACCTTATACGTTGGCGCAAAGTACTCAGACAATTCGGCATAAACAGCCTCGGCATTTTGCACATCTAACGTTTCTGATTCCTCAATCAGCGGTGTGACAACATAAGCCTGGGCCCCTTCTTGCAGCTGTGACTTTATAAACGCGATGGTTTTCTCCATCTCGTTACTACGTAGCCAGTACGTCTTAATTTGCTTTCGACCGGCTGGTAATTGGTCAATGATAGAAACATCCATTTCACCATACGCGGTAATCGCCAGCGTTCGTGGAATTGGCGTCGCCGTCATTGCCAGAATATCTGGATTCATCCCGATTTCACGTAGCGTTGCACGTTGTTGTACACCAAAACGGTGTTGCTCATCGATAACCGCCAAGCCAAGATTTCTAAATGCGATGTCCGGTTGAATCAAAGCGTGGGTTCCAATCAAAATATCGATATCGCCATTTTCCAAATCTCCCAAAATTTGACGTCGGGCGGCAGCCTTAGTTGACCCTGTTAGCAGTTCGACGCGCACCTTTTCTGGATCGAAAAAGTTACCAATTGTTTTCGCGTGTTGTTGCGCCAAAATTTCGGTTGGCGCCATCAAAGTCGCTTGCATACCAGCGGTAATCGCCGCGTACATTGCCAACGCAGCCACGACTGTTTTACCAGAACCAACATCTCCTTGTAGCAAACGATTCATGTGAATTGGGCGCTTCATATCACGCACAATTTCATTCACCACACGCTTTTGAGCATCTGTCAGTTCAAATGGTAGCGTCGCAATAAACGCCTTTAGTTCATCGTTATTAAACGCAATCGCCCGGCCACGGTTATCGCGGTCCATTGACTTGATCACTTGCAAGCGCATCTGAAAGACAAAAAACTCCTCAAATGACGCACTGCGACGCGCCTCGGTCGCCACCTGACCATCAGTTGGCGCATGCATGCCAAATACCGTGTCATGATGATTCATGAGCTTATAGCGGGTGCGCAAATTGCTTGGCACAATATCCGTTCGCAGTAATTCGCCATACTTGCCTAAAGCTTGAATAATCAAATCCTTGATGGTCTTCGCCTTGATTTCCTTTGACGACGGATAAACGGCTTCCATTTCGTCATCGCCATTACGTGACATTAATTTGATACCAGATAGGCTTTGACGTGTTTTGTCATACGTGCCATGCACCGCAACTTCTTGGCCGATTTCAAGATTCTTACCAATCCAGGGTTGATTGAAAAACGACACCATGATTGTGTCATGTTCGACCGTCAAACGGAAGCTTGTGCGTGTCTTCTTATACCCGAAGCGATTAACCACGGGTGGCGATGTCACAACGCCTTTGAACGTTACTTTTTCGCCATCTTGCGTTTCGGCAGGCGTTTTCATCGCTAAGTCGTTATAGCGCATTGGATAGTAGCCGAGTAAGTCGTCGATTGTGAAGATGCCCAATTTATTCAGCGCTTGCACACGCTTTGGGCCAACACCATCAAGCTCATCAACTAAATCTAATAAACTAGCCATGCTTAACACCTTCCTTTCTGATGTACCATTATACCGCAAAATTAGGTTTTACTGAATATCGGGTTTGATTCGTGCGCAAACACAAAAAGACAGCAACCCAAGTATGTGAGTTGCTGTCTTAATTGTTATTAACGCTTAACTGACTTGATCGAAAGAATCAAGATACCACCGATCATGGCAAATACGAATGACATGATGAAGATAGCTGAGTAACCGAAGAATGAAATTACAACGGCTGCCAAAACTGGTGCCAATGCTTGCGTCACCGTGTTTCCTAGGTTGTAAACACCCAAGAAGAAGGCAACACGGTTGCGATCAGGCACAACTTCCAAGTTTAGCAAGTTATCCAATGAGTTCCAAAGTCCCATTCCCAAACCAGCCATCAAGGCGTAAATCATGATACCCATATCGTTGCGCAAGATGAACATTGCCAATGCACCAATTGCCAAGAAGATTGTTGAGAAACCAACTGGCAACTTCAACAACTTGAACTTGTCAGCAAATGGTCCAGCCAAGAATCCCATTGCAATACCGAAGACCAACATAATCAAGTTAATCAATTGAATTGATGATTGCGTTGCGCTAGTGCCCTTGTGCATGAAGTCCGTCATGATGTACAACAAGTACCCTGTGATGGCGAAGTTTCCAACACCTTGGAACAACTTACCCATCAAGGCCAAGTAGTAGTCACGACCAACACGCCAAGCTGGGAAAATTGCCAAAGCTTCCTTCAATGACTTCTTTTCTTCAACTTCTGGTGTAGCAGCCTCATCGTCCGCATCCAAGTTAGATGGCTCGCGAACGATTGCAGCAGCAATCAACGTTCCGATGAATGTGATAATTCCAAATACCACAAATCCCAAACGGAATGATCCCAACATCATGGCTCCGAAGATTGTGAATCCGTTGTTACCCAACGCCATTCCCAAACCACCGTAAGCTGATGATGCTGTGGCACGACCTGACTCAGGCGCCATGTCCAACCAAGCCACCATTGGTGCAACGATGAAGTTCAATGCAACTTGACCGAACATCCAAGCGGCCAACAACGTCCAGACGTTTGGTGCTAGTGATGACCCAATCATGGCTAGCATGAAAGCAAATGCACCCCCGACAAGCCATGGTGTACGACGCCCGAAGCGTGACTTCGTCTTGTCTGACAAGGCACCGGCAACCATGTTTGAAATCGCTGCGACAATCATCGCAAGCGTTGAAAACATCGCAACCAATTGCACCTTGTGCGCACTATCAAGTTGTTGCAACATCGCTGGCAAGAACAAACTTGACGCTACAATGTATGGGCCAAGCCAAGTCGCTGGTCCGATAATTAGTCCCGGCACCAATCGGCGCAATGGAATTTCTTTAATGTTCATAATAGTTTCCCCGTGGTAATGAATCTCCAAAATTGGTTTGTATTAGTTGTTTGTTACTGTGTAGTAGTCGAAATCAGCAAAGCTGTCGTGTTGGTGGGCGTCGACTGATCCAATAAAGTTGAACAATCCTGTAAAGCCACCAATTTCACCTGGCTCACCGTTAACACCTTCGTCAGATAAGTAAGCCACGTCGATGTCAGCTACCAATACCGTCCACTCTTCATTAGCGTTGCGACGGTATGAAATTGTTGCACGGCCGAAGTCGTAATGCATACGCAATTCAACGTGTCCCTCTGGCATTGGCACCTTGTTGAAGACGTATTCAACACGGTCGCCCAACTTAGCTTGCAACACGCTCAACGTCGTCGTACCAAGTGACTCTGACTTGTACAAACGTGCGTAGAACCAGTTGTTAGCATCATAGTACAATCCCAAACCAGCTGTTTCTGAATAGTGATCTGGTTGGAACGTTACGGCCGTTTCGACATCATAAACAAATGACGTTGCTCGCGTTGCCATAATGCTTGGTTGCATTTGTGAGAAGAATGAGTTGCCACCGTAGATACGCATGTGACCTGGGTTTTCTGTCGTGTTTACCCAAGCCGCCGTTTGATCACGGTAAGGCGTCATGAAGTGGTTATCAATCGTTTCTGAATCAAACGTTTCATTAATGTCTTCAGATGCCGTCTTCTCAAATTCAACACCAGTCATGCCTGGCACTTCCATCTTCGCCAAGTTTGATCCGTCAGCCATTTGCAACCAACCATCAGCCGTCCACGCCATCTTTTGCAATGACGTTTCACGACCCAATGGGTTCAACGTTGTATCTGGCAAAGGACGTGACATCAAGTGTGCGATGTACCATTCACCAGTTTGCGTTTGAACCAATGACCCGTGCCCAGCCTTTTGCATCACTGAGTTAGGGTTGTACATTTGGAATTGACCGGCATCTGGGTCGCCCAATGAGAACAAGTGTTGTGGTGAAGACGTAATGATTGGCTCACCAGATGGGTGTGCCTCATATGGTCCGAAGACATTCTTTGAACGCCCGATTTCAACACCGTGACCGTAACCAGTTCCACCAGCAGCAATCAACAAGTAGTAGTAATCGTCGCGCTTGTAAATTTGTGGTGCTTCAGCAGCGCCACGTGTTGTGAAGCCTTGCGTCACACGGTGCCAATCACCAATAATACCACCATTCTCAAGATCAACTTCAGCAATCACAATGTGACCTGGTGCTTGATAACCAGTACGTGACTCCCATTCCAAAATTGAAACGTAGTGCTTGCCATCTTCATCATGGAAGATGGCTGGGTCAAATCCAATTGACGTTAGGTAAATTGGCTCTGACCATGGACCACGGATATCAGTTGCCCACATCGCGTATGAGTCTGAGTTGAACTCGCGACCAGCCATGTTCAACATGTGTGAGTAAGCCAACCAGTAACGGCCAGTTGCTTCATCGTAAGACAAGTGTGGTGCCCAAATACCTGCTGGTGTGTTTGTTCCTTGCAAGTTAATTTCACCATTCTTCAACACTTGGTCAATCAACGTCCAATTTGCCAAGTCCGTTGACTCGAAAATTTGAACACCTGGTGTCCAGTGGAAAGTTGACGTTGCAATGTAGAACGTCTCACCTACGCGGATGATTGATGGATCTGGTGCCATTCCTGGAATTACTGGATTATGAATCATTGTCATTTTTATATTCCCCTTTGGGCTATCTCTTCATTCGTTATTACTCAATAAGAGTACAATGTAAGCGGATACATTGACAATGCATTTTAAGTCGTTGGTTAAAAAGATACCTTTCAAAGGTGAGAATTGTAACCTTTTTGACCTGTTTTTACGCTGGTTATTAAGTAATAATAAGGATATGACAACAAAAACTTATCACGAGACTGTCCAACACAACCCTGATGTTGGGGTCCGATTTTACTATTCAAAAATGGATGAACCCGGCTTGGTGCCTTTTCACTGGCACCGTAGTCTAGAAATTATTTATGTAATTCATGGTGAGCTGACGTTTACGTTGAACCATGCGATGACCCAAATTTCCGATGGCCAATTTATCGTCGTGCCATCTGGGGCAATTCACGCTGTCAGCAATACGCCGAACGAAGCCTATGTACTCCAAATTCCAATCGACTTCATCAAGAATTATTGGCCTGATCCAGAAAACACAACTTTCAATCTAGATCTGGCTGATTCGGATTATCAAAAAATTGCCGACTACTTTCCAGTCTTAGGCGATATCTACGACACAAAAATTCCAGGTTATCCGTTTATCTTTCAAGCAACGATTTTGCAAATGCTATTCGCACTCTTTACGACGTTTTCCGAACCTGTTACAACACCCGAAACGAAAACGGATCACCTGAAGGAAGTACTGAGTTATATCAATGACCATTACGCCGAACAGCTACCCATCAGTGAACTCGCAGACATGTTTTCATATAATCCAAATTATTTAAGCCGATTATTTAAACAAGAAATCGCCTTGTCGCCGGTGCAATATATC harbors:
- the recG gene encoding ATP-dependent DNA helicase RecG; translated protein: MASLLDLVDELDGVGPKRVQALNKLGIFTIDDLLGYYPMRYNDLAMKTPAETQDGEKVTFKGVVTSPPVVNRFGYKKTRTSFRLTVEHDTIMVSFFNQPWIGKNLEIGQEVAVHGTYDKTRQSLSGIKLMSRNGDDEMEAVYPSSKEIKAKTIKDLIIQALGKYGELLRTDIVPSNLRTRYKLMNHHDTVFGMHAPTDGQVATEARRSASFEEFFVFQMRLQVIKSMDRDNRGRAIAFNNDELKAFIATLPFELTDAQKRVVNEIVRDMKRPIHMNRLLQGDVGSGKTVVAALAMYAAITAGMQATLMAPTEILAQQHAKTIGNFFDPEKVRVELLTGSTKAAARRQILGDLENGDIDILIGTHALIQPDIAFRNLGLAVIDEQHRFGVQQRATLREIGMNPDILAMTATPIPRTLAITAYGEMDVSIIDQLPAGRKQIKTYWLRSNEMEKTIAFIKSQLQEGAQAYVVTPLIEESETLDVQNAEAVYAELSEYFAPTYKVGLLHGRLSNQEKEDVMAAFKANEFQVLVSTTVIEVGVDVPNSTVMLILDADRFGLSQLHQLRGRVGRGSRQSYTFLISDPKTQYGIDRMEAMVGTTDGFVLAQKDLELRGAGDILGNRQSGVPEFRVGDPVADLAMMTVAQEEAIEIVSKPDWDKDPELAPLADMLSETMARYRNFD
- a CDS encoding MFS transporter, whose translation is MNIKEIPLRRLVPGLIIGPATWLGPYIVASSLFLPAMLQQLDSAHKVQLVAMFSTLAMIVAAISNMVAGALSDKTKSRFGRRTPWLVGGAFAFMLAMIGSSLAPNVWTLLAAWMFGQVALNFIVAPMVAWLDMAPESGRATASSAYGGLGMALGNNGFTIFGAMMLGSFRLGFVVFGIITFIGTLIAAAIVREPSNLDADDEAATPEVEEKKSLKEALAIFPAWRVGRDYYLALMGKLFQGVGNFAITGYLLYIMTDFMHKGTSATQSSIQLINLIMLVFGIAMGFLAGPFADKFKLLKLPVGFSTIFLAIGALAMFILRNDMGIMIYALMAGLGMGLWNSLDNLLNLEVVPDRNRVAFFLGVYNLGNTVTQALAPVLAAVVISFFGYSAIFIMSFVFAMIGGILILSIKSVKR
- a CDS encoding family 43 glycosylhydrolase, with translation MTMIHNPVIPGMAPDPSIIRVGETFYIATSTFHWTPGVQIFESTDLANWTLIDQVLKNGEINLQGTNTPAGIWAPHLSYDEATGRYWLAYSHMLNMAGREFNSDSYAMWATDIRGPWSEPIYLTSIGFDPAIFHDEDGKHYVSILEWESRTGYQAPGHIVIAEVDLENGGIIGDWHRVTQGFTTRGAAEAPQIYKRDDYYYLLIAAGGTGYGHGVEIGRSKNVFGPYEAHPSGEPIITSSPQHLFSLGDPDAGQFQMYNPNSVMQKAGHGSLVQTQTGEWYIAHLMSRPLPDTTLNPLGRETSLQKMAWTADGWLQMADGSNLAKMEVPGMTGVEFEKTASEDINETFDSETIDNHFMTPYRDQTAAWVNTTENPGHMRIYGGNSFFSQMQPSIMATRATSFVYDVETAVTFQPDHYSETAGLGLYYDANNWFYARLYKSESLGTTTLSVLQAKLGDRVEYVFNKVPMPEGHVELRMHYDFGRATISYRRNANEEWTVLVADIDVAYLSDEGVNGEPGEIGGFTGLFNFIGSVDAHQHDSFADFDYYTVTNN
- a CDS encoding helix-turn-helix domain-containing protein, with the translated sequence MHFKSLVKKIPFKGENCNLFDLFLRWLLSNNKDMTTKTYHETVQHNPDVGVRFYYSKMDEPGLVPFHWHRSLEIIYVIHGELTFTLNHAMTQISDGQFIVVPSGAIHAVSNTPNEAYVLQIPIDFIKNYWPDPENTTFNLDLADSDYQKIADYFPVLGDIYDTKIPGYPFIFQATILQMLFALFTTFSEPVTTPETKTDHLKEVLSYINDHYAEQLPISELADMFSYNPNYLSRLFKQEIALSPVQYIYQVRLTHFYQDLLQTDEPVKELLMKNGLTNKRLAMQYFKAAYGTTPLQARKQHNEL